The following proteins are encoded in a genomic region of Astatotilapia calliptera chromosome 22, fAstCal1.2, whole genome shotgun sequence:
- the efna1a gene encoding ephrin-A1a isoform X2 → MDLVWIVGFVGSVCAWFASAERHSVYWNSTNPKFQRVDYAVEVKLNDYLDIVCPHYPQGEVPSMDAERYVLYMVEREDYDNCKPQSYDQMRWECSHPFAPHAPEKFSEKFQRFTPFTLGKEFRQGESYYYISKPLHHHGQECLRLRVDVIAADGSQEARVAKGGTGGTAVGAGGGVHNPSNRLPADDPVVILPDVQKSVRTNSAAAATSLSILSVLVPFSLLFLLH, encoded by the exons ATGGATTTGGTTTGGATTGTGGGCTTCGTTGGGAGCGTCTGCGCCTGGTTTGCTTCAGCGGAGCGGCACAGTGTCTACTGGAACAGCACAAACCCAAA GTTTCAGCGGGTCGACTATGCTGTGGAGGTGAAGCTTAATGACTACCTGGACATCGTCTGCCCCCATTACCCGCAGGGTGAGGTGCCATCGATGGATGCTGAGCGATACGTGCTCTACATGGTGGAGCGGGAGGACTACGACAACTGCAAGCCGCAGTCGTATGACCAGATGCGCTGGGAGTGCAGTCATCCATTTGCCCCTCACGCTCCTGAGAAGTTCTCTGAAAAATTCCAGCGTTTTACTCCTTTCACCCTGGGAAAGGAGTTTCGCCAAGGAGAGAGCTACTACTATATCT CCAAACCTTTGCACCACCATGGCCAAGAGTGCCTGAGGCTGAGGGTGGACGTCATAGCCGCAGATG gctcTCAAGAGGCCAGAGTGGCTAAAGGGGGCACAGGTGGGACTGCAGTTGGAGCCGGTGGCGGGGTTCACAACCCATCCAACAGGCTGCCTGCAG ATGACCCAGTGGTTATCCTGCCAGATGTTCAGAAGAGTGTACGGACAAACTCCGCAGCGGCAGCTACATCCCTCTCAATCCTCTCAGTGCTAGTCCCATTTTCGTTACTGTTTTTGTTGCACTGA
- the efna1a gene encoding ephrin-A1a isoform X1, translated as MDLVWIVGFVGSVCAWFASAERHSVYWNSTNPKFQRVDYAVEVKLNDYLDIVCPHYPQGEVPSMDAERYVLYMVEREDYDNCKPQSYDQMRWECSHPFAPHAPEKFSEKFQRFTPFTLGKEFRQGESYYYISKPLHHHGQECLRLRVDVIAADGSQEARVAKGGTGGTAVGAGGGVHNPSNRLPAADDPVVILPDVQKSVRTNSAAAATSLSILSVLVPFSLLFLLH; from the exons ATGGATTTGGTTTGGATTGTGGGCTTCGTTGGGAGCGTCTGCGCCTGGTTTGCTTCAGCGGAGCGGCACAGTGTCTACTGGAACAGCACAAACCCAAA GTTTCAGCGGGTCGACTATGCTGTGGAGGTGAAGCTTAATGACTACCTGGACATCGTCTGCCCCCATTACCCGCAGGGTGAGGTGCCATCGATGGATGCTGAGCGATACGTGCTCTACATGGTGGAGCGGGAGGACTACGACAACTGCAAGCCGCAGTCGTATGACCAGATGCGCTGGGAGTGCAGTCATCCATTTGCCCCTCACGCTCCTGAGAAGTTCTCTGAAAAATTCCAGCGTTTTACTCCTTTCACCCTGGGAAAGGAGTTTCGCCAAGGAGAGAGCTACTACTATATCT CCAAACCTTTGCACCACCATGGCCAAGAGTGCCTGAGGCTGAGGGTGGACGTCATAGCCGCAGATG gctcTCAAGAGGCCAGAGTGGCTAAAGGGGGCACAGGTGGGACTGCAGTTGGAGCCGGTGGCGGGGTTCACAACCCATCCAACAGGCTGCCTGCAG CAGATGACCCAGTGGTTATCCTGCCAGATGTTCAGAAGAGTGTACGGACAAACTCCGCAGCGGCAGCTACATCCCTCTCAATCCTCTCAGTGCTAGTCCCATTTTCGTTACTGTTTTTGTTGCACTGA